From Lolium perenne isolate Kyuss_39 chromosome 5, Kyuss_2.0, whole genome shotgun sequence, a single genomic window includes:
- the LOC127301769 gene encoding uncharacterized protein produces MSTSAVSSVETLSFYCHTCSARFSLHAPSSPFYLPLCPSCRGDYLDDSPTPPQPVLPPPPHPRAVTWPSATSSTPSLPPPIASSSSSPSSTALTSRSSLVHNRGDHDLLPPPLPPWLLQPSASHDTWSHSLSPSDCQPRSPPPAAPRVTLSPSSSSTSTQPLTLGSSTRPPPPWSNDAWEYFFAASDLVVATGKEGPPLNMSLRQACRQFRVLCPQEEQRRRSSPALSPILSACSSASSSAFSSACASPLLASPPLYRQHQGELQLEPFPPALSPSTTVETMPTSPPPPPWDSPLHGAWDDDYNFSLSGSDYESPPRPPPLPPWPPISAYEATFESSLQRQGLPPISANEDTFETSLQSHGWPAAPSSVSAYDATFHTPLQRGGSQPAPAESIAALPTVIVNDTELVCPICTDPLLASAPARRLPCGHLYHSDCIVTWLSLRNSCPVCRGSIPLFDFTDADIVSSSSPSFHPTSSSRRRSLQGTSRIRRICSRLLRRMEISRGRRTDSIGNVHV; encoded by the coding sequence ATGTCCACCTCCGCCGTGTCCTCGGTCGAGACCCTGAGCTTCTACTGCCACACCTGCAGCGCGAGGTTCTCGCTCCATGCCCCGTCCTCCCCGTTCTACCTACCGCTCTGCCCCTCTTGCCGCGGGGACTACCTCGACGACTCCCCCACGCCGCCCCAGCCGGTCTTGCCGCCTCCACCGCATCCACGCGCAGTAACCTGGCCGTCGGCTACCTCTTCCACGCCGTCGCTGCCTCCGCCGATcgcttcttcgtcgtcgtcgccTTCTTCCACGGCGTTGACCTCGCGTTCGTCGCTCGTCCACAACCGCGGAGACCATGATCTGCTTCCTCCTCCGCTTCCACCTTGGCTGCTGCAGCCGTCCGCGTCTCACGATACATGGAGTCACAGCTTGAGTCCCTCTGACTGCCAACCAaggtcgccgccgccggccgctccGCGAGTCACCTTGTCGCCGTCTTCTTCTTCCACGTCCACACAGCCGCTGACTCTGGGGTCCTCCACAAGGCCACCACCGCCGTGGAGCAACGACGCATGGGAGTACTTCTTCGCTGCCTCTGACCTAGTCGTTGCCACGGGCAAGGAGGGGCCGCCGTTGAACATGTCCCTTCGCCAGGCATGTCGCCAATTCCGAGTTCTCTGCCCCCAAGAAGAGCAACGCCGCCGGTCTTCCCCTGCCCTCTCTCCCATATTGTCAGCatgctcctccgcctcctcctccgccttctCCTCCGCCTGCGCATCCCCTCTTTTGGCGTCACCGCCGCTCTACCGGCAGCACCAAGGGGAACTGCAACTTGAGCCGTTTCCTCCGGCCTTGTCCCCGTCCACAACCGTGGAGACCATGCCGACctctcctccgcctccgccttggGATTCCCCGCTCCACGGTGCATGGGACGATGACTACAACTTCAGTCTGTCGGGCTCCGATTACGAGAGCCCGCCCCGACCGCCGCCGCTGCCCCCGTGGCCGCCTATTTCCGCCTACGAAGCCACGTTCGAGTCGTCGCTCCAACGTCAGGGGTTGCCGCCTATTTCCGCCAATGAAGACACGTTCGAGACGTCGCTCCAAAGCCACGGGTGGCCAGCGGCACCGTCTTCTGTTTCTGCCTACGATGCGACGTTCCACACGCCGCTCCAACGGGGCGGGTCACAACCGGCGCCGGCGGAGTCCATCGCCGCCCTGCCCACCGTCATCGTCAACGACACCGAGCTGGTCTGCCCCATCTGCACCGACCCCCTCCTGGCCTCGGCGCCGGCACGCCGGCTCCCCTGCGGCCACCTGTACCACTCCGACTGCATCGTCACGTGGCTGTCGCTGCGAAACTCATGCCCAGTGTGCCGCGGCAGCATCCCGTTGTTCGACTTCACCGACGCAGATATTGTGTCGTCGTCGTCGCCTTCCTTCCACCCGACGTCGTCCAGTAGGAGACGATCTCTACAAGGGACGAGCCGGATAAGAAGGATCTGCAGCAGGTTGCTCAGACGCATGGAAATTAGCCGTGGTCGCCGCACAGATAGCATCGGCAATGTGCATGTCTGA